One genomic window of Streptomonospora nanhaiensis includes the following:
- a CDS encoding DUF2530 domain-containing protein codes for MRRARKPDPEVLESDYRIPTALGTVGWFVALAILLAMGDRLPPSDQWWRWVCVTGMAFGVFGYFYIPRLQRRRAADDAARARAREERAAVRPAAGPAPAADPVDAPARTPAAEAGGRDDLP; via the coding sequence GTGCGCCGTGCCCGCAAGCCCGATCCCGAGGTCCTGGAGAGCGACTACCGCATCCCCACGGCCCTGGGCACCGTGGGCTGGTTCGTGGCGTTGGCCATACTCCTCGCCATGGGCGACCGGCTGCCCCCGTCCGACCAGTGGTGGCGCTGGGTCTGCGTGACCGGCATGGCCTTCGGCGTGTTCGGCTACTTCTACATCCCCCGGCTCCAGCGCCGCCGCGCCGCCGACGACGCCGCGCGGGCCCGCGCCCGCGAGGAGCGCGCGGCCGTGCGGCCCGCCGCCGGCCCCGCCCCGGCCGCCGACCCCGTTGACGCCCCCGCGCGCACCCCCGCCGCCGAGGCCGGCGGCCGCGACGACCTTCCCTGA
- a CDS encoding glycerophosphodiester phosphodiesterase family protein has product MRRNKQEPPIKIISHRGASGHRPEHTLASYELGARFGGDFIEVDLVATADGALVARHEPEISGTTDVADHPEFADRRTTRTIDGREYTGWFTQDFTLDELRTLRAVERIPDIRPDNAAHNGSHPIPTFQEIVDLAKSLTRELKRPIGVYPETKHPAYHAEIGLDLEPPLLAALLDNGLTGPEPEVPVFLQSFESDSLRRLRDAQVPCVFLMGTEDHWRRFLTPEGLAEVATFAEAIGPAKDLVFPRDDEGAISEPTSLVDDAHEAGLLVHPWTFRSENHFLPANLRGDGPRSYGGFAAEYEAFFAAGVDGVFTDHSRHAYLARELFLAEG; this is encoded by the coding sequence GTGCGCAGAAACAAGCAGGAGCCCCCCATCAAGATCATCTCCCACCGGGGCGCCTCGGGGCACCGCCCCGAGCACACGCTGGCCTCCTATGAGCTGGGTGCGCGCTTCGGGGGCGACTTCATCGAGGTGGACCTGGTGGCCACCGCCGACGGCGCCCTGGTGGCCCGCCACGAGCCCGAGATCAGCGGCACCACCGACGTCGCCGACCACCCCGAGTTCGCCGACCGCCGCACCACCCGCACCATCGACGGCCGCGAGTACACCGGCTGGTTCACCCAGGACTTCACGCTGGACGAGCTGCGCACGCTGCGCGCCGTCGAGCGCATCCCCGACATCCGCCCCGACAACGCCGCGCACAACGGCAGCCACCCGATCCCCACCTTCCAGGAGATCGTCGACCTCGCCAAGAGCCTCACCCGCGAGCTGAAGCGCCCCATCGGCGTCTACCCCGAGACCAAGCACCCGGCCTACCACGCCGAGATCGGCCTGGACCTCGAACCCCCGCTGCTGGCCGCCCTCCTGGACAACGGGCTCACCGGCCCCGAACCGGAGGTCCCGGTCTTCCTTCAGTCCTTCGAGAGCGACAGCCTGCGCAGGCTGCGCGACGCCCAGGTGCCGTGCGTGTTCCTGATGGGCACCGAGGACCACTGGCGGCGCTTCCTCACCCCCGAGGGGCTGGCCGAGGTCGCGACGTTCGCCGAGGCCATCGGCCCGGCCAAGGACCTGGTCTTCCCCCGCGACGACGAGGGGGCGATCTCCGAGCCGACCTCCCTGGTCGACGACGCCCACGAGGCCGGCCTGCTGGTGCACCCCTGGACGTTCCGCAGCGAGAACCACTTCCTCCCGGCCAACCTGCGCGGTGACGGCCCCCGCAGCTACGGCGGTTTCGCCGCCGAGTACGAGGCGTTCTTCGCGGCCGGGGTCGACGGCGTCTTCACCGACCACTCGCGCCACGCCTACCTGGCCCGCGAGCTGTTCCTGGCGGAGGGGTGA
- a CDS encoding DUF7059 domain-containing protein produces MSDTFRPFPPALADRLRKTLIDADYTVSGVRDRLGDMAARALAREQLTPALRATGGEERLGLLLRLWWLREPVAADAAAAILPVADLAEAGLVEAAGDRVRALVRLSPWEMDGGRPGFVVSDPTVRPGQGTPRPDHVVGAGGASATLSQLIVDGPFDRALDIGTGCGVQSLHLASRAADVTATDVNPRALRLAEISWALSEVPNVRSREGSMYEPVAGERFDLVVCNPPFVISPGSARYTYRESGFADDAVCAELVRQAPAHLTDGGWCQILANWLHVEGEDWRDRVGAWVTGTGCSGWVVQRDVQDPAEYVELWLRDSCETGTPEYYRRYDAWLDYFERAGVRAIGFGWICLRNDAAQDAAVRVEEFRHEIEQPVGRYLPDVVNGAMTAHRLTDAALLSAHVALAPGVVEERIAVPGAPDPERILLRQRGGLRRVAQVGTIEAALAGVCDGTMPVGPLLDAIAELIDRDPGEVRRRTPDVLRSLIAEGFFRVAR; encoded by the coding sequence GTGTCTGATACGTTCCGCCCGTTTCCGCCCGCGCTCGCCGACCGGTTGCGCAAGACGCTGATCGACGCCGACTACACCGTCTCGGGCGTGCGCGACCGCCTCGGCGACATGGCGGCGCGGGCGCTGGCACGCGAGCAGCTCACCCCCGCCCTGCGCGCCACGGGCGGCGAGGAGCGGCTGGGCCTGCTGCTGCGGCTGTGGTGGCTGCGCGAACCGGTGGCCGCGGACGCCGCGGCCGCGATCCTGCCGGTGGCCGATCTCGCGGAGGCGGGGCTGGTCGAGGCGGCGGGCGACCGCGTGCGCGCGCTGGTGCGGCTGTCGCCCTGGGAGATGGACGGCGGCCGCCCCGGGTTCGTGGTCTCCGACCCCACCGTCCGCCCGGGGCAGGGCACCCCGCGCCCCGACCACGTCGTGGGCGCGGGCGGGGCCTCGGCCACGCTGTCGCAGCTGATCGTGGACGGCCCGTTCGACCGGGCGCTGGACATCGGCACCGGCTGCGGCGTGCAGTCGCTGCACCTGGCCTCCCGCGCCGCCGACGTCACCGCCACCGACGTCAACCCGCGCGCCCTGCGCCTGGCCGAGATCAGCTGGGCGCTGTCGGAGGTCCCCAACGTGCGCTCCCGCGAGGGCTCGATGTACGAGCCCGTCGCCGGGGAGCGCTTCGACCTCGTGGTGTGCAACCCGCCGTTCGTGATCTCGCCCGGATCGGCGCGCTACACCTACCGGGAGTCCGGTTTCGCCGACGACGCGGTGTGCGCCGAACTGGTGCGCCAGGCGCCCGCGCACCTCACCGACGGCGGCTGGTGCCAGATCCTGGCGAACTGGCTCCACGTGGAGGGCGAGGACTGGCGCGACCGGGTGGGCGCGTGGGTGACCGGCACCGGCTGCTCGGGCTGGGTGGTGCAGCGCGACGTCCAGGACCCCGCCGAGTACGTGGAGCTGTGGCTGCGCGACTCCTGCGAGACCGGCACCCCCGAGTACTACCGCCGCTACGACGCCTGGCTGGACTACTTCGAGCGCGCGGGCGTGCGCGCCATCGGGTTCGGCTGGATCTGCCTGCGCAACGACGCCGCCCAGGACGCCGCGGTACGGGTCGAGGAGTTCCGCCACGAGATCGAGCAGCCGGTCGGGCGCTACCTGCCCGACGTGGTCAACGGCGCCATGACCGCGCACCGGCTCACCGACGCCGCGCTGCTGAGCGCGCACGTGGCGCTGGCGCCGGGCGTGGTGGAGGAGCGGATCGCCGTGCCCGGGGCGCCCGACCCCGAGCGGATCCTGCTGCGCCAGCGCGGCGGGCTGCGGCGGGTGGCCCAGGTCGGCACGATCGAGGCGGCGCTGGCGGGGGTGTGCGACGGCACGATGCCGGTGGGCCCGCTGCTCGACGCCATCGCCGAGCTGATCGACCGCGACCCCGGCGAGGTGCGCCGGCGCACCCCCGACGTGCTGCGCTCGCTGATCGCCGAGGGGTTCTTCCGCGTCGCGCGCTGA
- the thpR gene encoding RNA 2',3'-cyclic phosphodiesterase, producing MRLFAAVQPPDGVLDEVALAVEALAPPGTDAAERAEAPAGARAADITGGGFAPEGGHVPPGLRWSSPEEWHVTLVFLGEVADDAVPAAAERLAAETARHAPFDVAVRGAGTFPGDPARASVLWAGLEGDVDELTLLADGLRRAARKAGVRVDRRPYAPHLTLARCRPPGDLGALRYTLGRLATAFWTVEEVRLMRSHHPRRPRYETLRTWRLG from the coding sequence ATGAGGCTCTTCGCCGCGGTCCAGCCGCCCGACGGCGTCCTGGACGAGGTCGCGCTGGCCGTGGAGGCCCTCGCCCCGCCCGGCACGGACGCGGCCGAGCGCGCCGAGGCCCCCGCCGGCGCCCGCGCCGCCGACATCACCGGCGGCGGGTTCGCCCCCGAAGGCGGGCACGTGCCGCCGGGCCTGCGCTGGTCCAGTCCTGAGGAATGGCACGTCACACTGGTGTTCCTCGGCGAGGTCGCCGACGACGCGGTGCCCGCCGCGGCCGAGCGCCTGGCGGCCGAGACCGCGCGGCACGCGCCGTTCGACGTCGCCGTGCGCGGCGCGGGCACCTTCCCCGGCGACCCCGCGCGGGCGTCGGTGCTGTGGGCGGGTCTGGAGGGCGATGTCGACGAGTTGACGCTGCTGGCCGACGGCCTGCGCCGCGCCGCGCGCAAGGCGGGCGTGCGGGTGGACCGCCGCCCCTACGCGCCGCACCTGACCCTGGCCCGGTGCCGCCCGCCCGGCGACCTCGGCGCGCTGCGCTACACGCTGGGCCGCCTGGCCACGGCGTTCTGGACGGTCGAGGAGGTGCGCCTCATGCGCAGCCACCACCCCCGGCGGCCCCGTTACGAGACCCTCCGGACATGGCGGTTAGGCTGA
- a CDS encoding aminoglycoside phosphotransferase family protein, whose amino-acid sequence MTAAAASGPGSGTGPWPPPLPADVADNVAGLRGGPDWLAGLPRRLAAVAREWNLELGRPFTGGSCSWAGPVRTADGGPAVLKLSFPHREARGEAAALRLWDGAGAVRLLRASDDGFALLLERCRPGRPLAHAPGDPEGLLAAGARALAGLWSRGVRADPGLERLADVLAEWADLTAERHARLRTGADPGLVRTAVDLMTALPRSAARAAVLHGDFNPGNVLSAERAPWLAIDPKPMVGDPGYDLWPLLVQVDPPMAHPDPAPVLRRRLALCAEVLGEPADRLAAWSVARAVESAFDRFDRGDADGGAADLAQASAVARVVGL is encoded by the coding sequence GTGACGGCGGCCGCCGCGTCCGGGCCGGGCAGCGGCACCGGCCCCTGGCCGCCCCCGCTGCCCGCCGACGTGGCCGACAACGTCGCCGGCCTGCGCGGCGGCCCCGACTGGCTGGCCGGACTGCCCCGGCGCCTGGCGGCCGTGGCGCGGGAGTGGAATCTGGAGCTGGGCCGGCCCTTCACCGGCGGCAGCTGCTCGTGGGCGGGCCCGGTGCGCACGGCCGACGGCGGCCCCGCCGTGCTCAAGCTGTCCTTCCCGCACCGCGAGGCCCGGGGCGAGGCGGCGGCCCTGCGGCTGTGGGACGGCGCGGGCGCGGTGCGGCTGCTGCGGGCCTCCGACGACGGCTTCGCCCTGCTGCTGGAGCGCTGCCGGCCCGGCCGCCCCCTGGCGCACGCGCCCGGCGACCCCGAGGGGCTGCTGGCCGCGGGCGCCCGCGCGCTGGCGGGGCTGTGGAGCCGTGGAGTGCGGGCGGACCCGGGCCTGGAGCGGCTGGCCGACGTGCTGGCCGAGTGGGCCGACCTGACCGCCGAGCGCCACGCGCGGCTGCGGACCGGGGCCGACCCCGGTCTGGTGCGCACGGCCGTGGACCTGATGACCGCGCTGCCGCGCTCGGCCGCGCGCGCCGCCGTGCTGCACGGCGACTTCAACCCCGGCAACGTGCTCTCGGCCGAGCGCGCCCCGTGGCTGGCCATCGACCCCAAGCCGATGGTGGGCGATCCCGGCTACGACCTGTGGCCGCTGCTCGTGCAGGTGGACCCGCCGATGGCGCACCCCGACCCCGCGCCGGTGCTGCGCCGCCGCCTGGCCCTGTGCGCCGAGGTGCTGGGCGAGCCGGCCGACCGCCTGGCCGCGTGGTCGGTGGCGCGGGCGGTGGAGTCGGCGTTCGACCGGTTCGACCGGGGCGACGCCGATGGCGGGGCCGCCGACCTCGCGCAGGCGTCCGCCGTGGCCCGCGTGGTCGGCCTGTAG
- a CDS encoding NCS2 family permease: MNPTPQSAENTPSQPASGFAGRLDRYFRVHERGSTFPREIRGGLATFFAMAYIIVLNPLIIGTAEDMNGDTLGLAPVAATTALVGGVVSILMGAISRYPFAIAAGMGLNVIVAYTLAPQMTWADAMGVIVLEGLVLLVLVLTGFRTAVFRAIPPELKTAIAVGVGLFLALVGFVNAGFIRRIPDAANTTVPVQLGSGSLSGWPILVFVIGLVLTIVLIVRNVRGAMLIGIVVATVVGVVVEALAGIGPMSDGQGNTNPDGWSLTVPQLPTSPGDLVAVPDFSLVGQFSLFGSFAHAGTIAVILLVFTLLLADFFDTMGTMVGVAGQARLLDEEGNVPHAREVLIVDSLGTIAGGAASASSNTVFAESAAGVGEGARTGIAPIVTGLLFLVATLFSPLVELVPFEAATPVLIIVGFMMMTQVTKIPFQNYAIGIPAFLTIVVMPFSYSITNGIGVGFISYVVIRTAQGRLRDVHPLLWVVSAAFVVHFALGPIESLLGL; encoded by the coding sequence GTGAATCCAACGCCGCAGTCCGCCGAGAACACGCCCTCGCAGCCCGCGTCCGGTTTCGCGGGCCGCCTCGACCGCTACTTCCGCGTGCACGAGCGCGGGTCCACCTTCCCCCGTGAGATCCGCGGCGGCCTGGCGACCTTCTTCGCCATGGCCTACATCATCGTGCTGAACCCGCTCATCATCGGCACGGCCGAGGACATGAACGGCGACACCCTGGGCCTGGCCCCGGTCGCCGCCACCACCGCCCTGGTCGGCGGCGTGGTCTCGATCCTCATGGGCGCCATCAGCCGCTACCCGTTCGCCATCGCGGCGGGCATGGGCCTCAACGTCATCGTCGCCTACACCCTGGCGCCGCAGATGACCTGGGCCGACGCCATGGGCGTCATCGTGCTTGAGGGCCTGGTGCTGCTGGTGCTGGTCCTCACCGGGTTCCGCACGGCCGTCTTCCGCGCGATCCCGCCGGAGCTGAAGACCGCCATCGCGGTGGGCGTGGGGCTGTTCCTGGCGCTCGTCGGGTTCGTCAACGCCGGGTTCATCCGCCGCATCCCCGACGCCGCCAACACCACGGTGCCCGTGCAGCTGGGCTCGGGGTCGCTGTCGGGCTGGCCGATCCTGGTGTTCGTCATCGGCCTGGTCCTGACCATCGTGCTGATCGTGCGCAACGTGCGCGGCGCGATGCTGATCGGCATCGTGGTGGCCACGGTGGTGGGCGTGGTCGTCGAGGCGCTGGCGGGGATCGGCCCGATGTCCGACGGCCAGGGCAACACCAACCCCGACGGCTGGTCGCTGACCGTGCCGCAGCTGCCGACCTCGCCGGGCGACCTGGTGGCGGTGCCCGACTTCAGCCTGGTGGGCCAGTTCAGCCTGTTCGGCAGCTTCGCCCACGCGGGCACGATCGCGGTGATCCTGCTGGTGTTCACCCTGCTGCTGGCCGACTTCTTCGACACCATGGGCACCATGGTGGGCGTGGCCGGGCAGGCCCGCCTGCTGGACGAGGAGGGCAACGTCCCCCACGCCCGCGAGGTGCTGATCGTGGACTCGCTGGGCACCATCGCCGGCGGCGCGGCCTCGGCCTCGTCCAACACGGTGTTCGCGGAGTCGGCGGCCGGCGTGGGCGAGGGCGCGCGCACCGGCATCGCGCCGATCGTCACCGGCCTGCTGTTCCTGGTGGCCACGCTGTTCTCGCCGCTGGTGGAGCTGGTGCCGTTCGAGGCGGCGACACCGGTGCTGATCATCGTCGGGTTCATGATGATGACTCAGGTCACCAAGATCCCGTTCCAGAACTACGCGATCGGGATCCCGGCCTTCCTCACCATCGTGGTGATGCCGTTCAGCTACTCCATCACCAACGGTATCGGCGTGGGCTTCATCAGCTACGTGGTCATCAGGACCGCGCAGGGCCGCCTGCGCGACGTGCACCCGCTGCTGTGGGTCGTGTCGGCCGCGTTCGTGGTGCACTTCGCGCTCGGTCCGATCGAGTCCCTGCTGGGTCTGTGA
- the serC gene encoding phosphoserine transaminase: MTDIQIPANLLPTDGRFGCGPSKVRPEQLASLAQSGSGYMGTSHRQKPVKSLVGRVRSGLSQLFSLPEGYEVVLGNGGTTAFWDIAAHGLIRRKSQHLSFGEFSSKFAKVAKGAPWLDDPSVISTDPGTHGEPAAEDGVDAYALTHNETSTGVAAPIRRVPGADDDALVLVDATSGAGGLPVDIAETDVYYFAPQKSFASDGGLWVALMSPRALERAAEIAGGDRYIPEFFSLPTAIDNSRKDQTYNTPAVATLMLLADQVEWMNERGGLDWTVRRTAETSSILYSWAEKTDYTTPFVADPAKRSQVVGTIDFAEGVDAAAVAAALRANGVVDTEPYRKLGRNQLRIGMFPAVEPDDVRALTECVDFVVGKLA, encoded by the coding sequence GTGACCGACATTCAGATTCCCGCTAACCTGCTGCCCACCGACGGCCGCTTCGGCTGCGGCCCGTCGAAGGTCCGACCCGAGCAACTGGCCTCCCTCGCGCAGTCCGGCTCCGGCTACATGGGGACCTCGCACCGGCAGAAGCCGGTCAAGTCCCTCGTGGGGCGGGTGCGATCCGGTCTGTCGCAGCTCTTCTCGCTGCCCGAGGGCTACGAGGTCGTCCTCGGCAACGGCGGCACCACCGCCTTCTGGGACATCGCGGCGCACGGCCTGATCCGCCGCAAGTCCCAGCACCTCTCCTTCGGCGAGTTCTCCTCGAAGTTCGCCAAGGTCGCCAAGGGCGCCCCCTGGCTGGACGACCCCAGCGTCATCAGCACCGACCCCGGCACGCACGGCGAACCCGCCGCCGAGGACGGTGTCGACGCCTACGCCCTCACCCACAACGAGACCTCCACCGGCGTCGCGGCCCCCATCCGCCGTGTCCCCGGCGCCGACGACGACGCGCTGGTCCTGGTCGACGCCACCAGCGGCGCCGGCGGCCTGCCCGTGGACATCGCCGAGACCGACGTCTACTACTTCGCGCCGCAGAAGAGCTTCGCCTCCGACGGCGGCCTGTGGGTGGCCCTCATGTCGCCCAGGGCCCTGGAGCGCGCCGCCGAGATCGCCGGCGGCGACCGCTACATCCCGGAGTTCTTCTCGCTGCCCACGGCGATCGACAACTCCCGCAAGGACCAGACCTACAACACCCCGGCGGTGGCCACGCTGATGCTGCTCGCCGACCAGGTGGAGTGGATGAACGAGCGCGGCGGCCTCGACTGGACCGTCCGCCGCACCGCCGAGACCTCCTCGATCCTGTACTCCTGGGCCGAGAAGACCGACTACACCACCCCGTTCGTGGCCGACCCGGCCAAGCGCTCGCAGGTGGTGGGCACCATCGACTTCGCCGAGGGCGTCGACGCCGCCGCCGTGGCCGCCGCGCTGCGCGCCAACGGCGTCGTCGACACCGAGCCCTACCGCAAGCTGGGCCGCAACCAGCTGCGCATCGGCATGTTCCCGGCCGTTGAGCCCGACGACGTCCGCGCGCTCACCGAGTGCGTCGACTTCGTCGTGGGCAAGCTGGCCTGA
- a CDS encoding 3-keto-5-aminohexanoate cleavage protein has product MRIVACLNGDRRPGAHPALPISFDQLALDARAAVDAGADEVHIHPRDRTGAESLEPQVVTPLLERLRAALPSTPISLTTALSAEHDPWRRFDLVQRWSALPDSATVNLHEPGSVEVARLLIDRQVDVEAGVWTPEAARILVASGLAAEFARVLVEPMQATTQDALANASTIDAVLDRAGLDLPRLLHGSDDTAWPVLDTALAAGRDIRIGLEDTLRDPDGDEAEGNAALVSLAAARMSAAA; this is encoded by the coding sequence ATGCGGATCGTCGCCTGCCTGAACGGGGACCGCCGCCCAGGGGCCCATCCCGCGCTACCGATCTCCTTCGACCAGCTCGCCCTCGACGCCCGCGCCGCGGTCGACGCCGGGGCCGACGAGGTCCACATCCACCCCCGCGACCGCACCGGCGCGGAGTCGCTGGAACCCCAGGTCGTCACCCCGCTGCTGGAGCGCCTGCGCGCCGCGCTGCCCAGCACCCCCATCAGCCTCACCACCGCGCTGTCGGCCGAACACGACCCCTGGCGCCGGTTCGACCTGGTGCAGCGCTGGAGCGCCCTGCCCGACTCCGCGACGGTGAACCTGCACGAGCCCGGGTCGGTCGAGGTCGCCCGGCTGCTGATCGACCGCCAGGTCGACGTCGAGGCCGGGGTCTGGACACCCGAGGCAGCCCGCATCCTGGTGGCCTCGGGCCTGGCCGCGGAGTTCGCCCGCGTGCTGGTGGAGCCCATGCAGGCCACCACCCAGGACGCCCTGGCCAACGCCTCCACGATCGACGCCGTGCTGGACCGCGCCGGCCTGGACCTGCCGCGGCTGCTGCACGGCAGCGACGACACCGCCTGGCCGGTGCTCGACACCGCGCTGGCGGCCGGCCGCGACATCCGGATCGGACTGGAGGACACCCTGCGCGACCCCGACGGCGACGAGGCCGAGGGCAACGCCGCGCTGGTGTCGCTGGCGGCCGCGCGGATGTCGGCCGCCGCCTAG
- a CDS encoding MarR family winged helix-turn-helix transcriptional regulator, with protein MKKSPFSQSTRTDAGLAAVLRVVVGRLARRLRAQRLDTSLSLGQGAALYTLARHGEMTPGELAEHEKVQPPSMTRIVAALEERGLVRRAKHPGDQRRQLVDLTDAGRELVRADQRQREAWLAQRLQELTPEERDTLRRAAEILDRLSQS; from the coding sequence ATGAAGAAGTCTCCTTTCAGCCAGAGCACGAGGACGGACGCGGGGCTGGCGGCCGTCCTCCGCGTCGTCGTGGGCCGACTGGCCAGGAGGCTGCGCGCGCAGAGGCTCGACACCTCCCTGTCCCTGGGGCAGGGCGCGGCGCTGTACACCCTCGCCCGGCACGGGGAGATGACCCCCGGCGAACTCGCCGAGCACGAGAAGGTGCAGCCGCCGTCGATGACCCGGATCGTGGCCGCGCTGGAGGAGCGCGGGCTGGTGCGCCGCGCCAAGCACCCCGGGGACCAGCGGCGGCAGCTGGTGGACCTGACCGACGCGGGGCGCGAGCTGGTGCGGGCCGACCAGCGGCAGCGGGAGGCGTGGCTGGCCCAGCGGCTGCAGGAGCTGACCCCCGAGGAGCGGGACACGCTGCGCCGGGCGGCGGAGATCCTGGACCGGCTGAGCCAGTCCTGA
- a CDS encoding MFS transporter, with product MFRSLAIRNYRLFAMGQLVSNTGTWMQRVAQDWLVLQLSGGSGMALGLTTALQFLPMLLFGLWGGALVDRLSKRGLLIATQAAMGVLAAGLGVLATAGLAEVWHVYVFAFALGVVTVVDNPARQTFVVEMVGDRDLPNAVALNSASFQFGRVAGPAVAGLLIAAIGSGPVFLINAASFLAVLGGLWLMRPAELQVTEPAPRAKGQTLAGVRYVLGRPDLALLLLMTVFVQIFGANVQNQIALMANNVFRTGAAAFGSAATALAVGALAGALVAARRERPRLRIVLTGALAFGATQIAAAAAPGYLAFVAVLVPMGVAFMTFTTSLNATFQLSVDPQMRGRVMAIYMLVFLGVAPIGAPIVGFLADAFGPRASFAVGGAVSVVVVLVVAALLARKLGVRVRLARRRPFVRVGAREAVPGAGPG from the coding sequence ATGTTCCGCTCCCTGGCCATCCGCAACTACCGCCTGTTCGCGATGGGCCAGCTCGTCTCCAACACCGGCACCTGGATGCAGCGCGTCGCCCAGGACTGGCTGGTGCTCCAGCTCAGCGGCGGCAGCGGCATGGCGCTGGGCCTCACCACCGCCCTGCAGTTCCTGCCCATGCTGCTGTTCGGCCTGTGGGGCGGCGCCCTGGTGGACCGGCTCTCCAAGCGCGGACTGCTCATCGCCACCCAGGCGGCCATGGGCGTGCTCGCCGCCGGGCTGGGCGTGCTGGCCACCGCCGGGCTCGCCGAGGTCTGGCACGTCTACGTCTTCGCGTTCGCCCTCGGCGTGGTCACCGTGGTGGACAACCCGGCCCGCCAGACCTTCGTCGTCGAGATGGTCGGCGACCGCGACCTGCCCAACGCGGTGGCCCTCAACAGCGCCAGCTTCCAGTTCGGCCGGGTGGCCGGCCCCGCCGTCGCCGGACTGCTCATCGCGGCCATCGGCAGCGGCCCGGTCTTCCTCATCAACGCGGCGTCGTTCCTGGCCGTGCTGGGCGGGCTGTGGCTCATGCGGCCCGCCGAACTCCAGGTCACCGAGCCCGCGCCGCGCGCCAAGGGGCAGACCCTGGCCGGGGTGCGCTACGTGCTGGGCCGCCCCGACCTCGCGCTGCTGCTGCTCATGACCGTGTTCGTGCAGATCTTCGGGGCCAACGTGCAGAACCAGATCGCGCTGATGGCCAACAACGTCTTCCGGACGGGCGCCGCCGCGTTCGGCTCGGCCGCCACCGCGCTGGCCGTGGGCGCCCTGGCCGGGGCGCTGGTGGCGGCGCGGCGCGAACGGCCCCGGCTGCGGATCGTCCTCACCGGCGCGCTGGCCTTCGGCGCGACGCAGATCGCCGCCGCGGCGGCGCCCGGCTACCTGGCGTTCGTGGCGGTCCTGGTGCCGATGGGGGTGGCGTTCATGACGTTCACGACCTCGCTCAACGCCACCTTCCAGCTCAGCGTGGACCCGCAGATGCGCGGCCGCGTCATGGCCATCTACATGCTGGTGTTCCTGGGCGTGGCGCCGATCGGCGCACCCATCGTGGGGTTCCTCGCCGACGCGTTCGGCCCGCGCGCCAGCTTCGCCGTGGGCGGCGCGGTCTCCGTGGTGGTGGTGCTCGTCGTCGCCGCGCTGCTGGCCCGCAAGCTGGGGGTGCGCGTCCGCCTCGCCCGGCGCCGCCCGTTCGTGCGGGTGGGCGCGCGCGAGGCCGTGCCCGGCGCCGGCCCGGGCTGA